In Yamadazyma tenuis chromosome 7, complete sequence, the sequence CACCGTCAACACCACATTGTACATGGGGATCCATACGAGTCCCGGTACAAAGAGTTGATCCACCACAAGCCGATAAGAGATATCgaaaaagttgattttgcGGCTTGACCAGGTGCTTCTGGAGGCGGCAGGGACAAACGGATTCACCATGCGAGGCAACGTCTTAATGTACCAGAAGACTGACGCTGggccaaagaaaaacgTTCCGTAGCACCAACACCTCAATGTGCGGTGGTAATCGTAGGCGGGTACGGTTCCATCTTCATTTTGGTGAGGGAAAAAGTGCTGGGCCAATCCgtcaccaaatccaaagagGATCCCGGTTGTTGCCATGTTGGTACGATACGGGTATCGCTTCAAAAGGTTATTATATTTGTGGAACATGCTACGGAGGTGCTTACTTATGAGATAGACTGCGAAAATTTTTAGTACCACAGGACGAAGGGAGAGGTGAGAATGGCATCCGGTCACGTGAGTGCCGACACCGATGAGGGATGAAGTGACACTGATGGGGGGCATGGTTGGCCTAC encodes:
- the SYM1_2 gene encoding Protein required for ethanol metabolism (COG:S; EggNog:ENOG503P1Y0), whose product is MATTGILFGFGDGLAQHFFPHQNEDGTVPAYDYHRTLRCWCYGTFFFGPASVFWYIKTLPRMVNPFVPAASRSTWSSRKINFFDISYRLVVDQLFVPGLVWIPMYNVVLTVLTLQEHPLEVAYEKLQRNWWNVLTTCWTVWPAFQVVNLTFVPVHLRTVAANFCSIGWNCFLSSVHNSKTHFKSKILEEIQELDDSATNFS